A single window of Nocardioides kongjuensis DNA harbors:
- a CDS encoding YnfA family protein — MDLVRSIPLFVLAAVAEIGGAWLVWQGVREHRGWLWIGAGVIALGLYGFVATLQPDAHFGRILAAYGGVFVAGSLGWAMALDGFRPDRYDVAGALVCLLGVAIIMYAPRSS, encoded by the coding sequence ATGGACCTGGTGCGCTCGATCCCGCTCTTCGTGCTCGCCGCGGTCGCCGAGATCGGCGGTGCCTGGCTGGTGTGGCAGGGCGTGCGCGAGCACCGCGGGTGGCTCTGGATCGGTGCGGGCGTGATCGCACTCGGTCTCTACGGCTTCGTCGCGACGCTCCAGCCCGACGCCCACTTCGGCCGGATCCTGGCGGCCTACGGCGGGGTGTTCGTCGCCGGCTCGCTCGGCTGGGCGATGGCGCTCGACGGCTTCCGCCCCGACCGGTACGACGTCGCCGGCGCGCTGGTGTGCCTGCTCGGCGTCGCGATCATCATGTACGCGCCGCGGTCGAGCTGA
- a CDS encoding ABC transporter ATP-binding protein, translating into MTNETTPGQRPEPAIRVAGVEKAFGELAVLRGVDLEVAPGSIVALLGSNGAGKTTLIRILATLLKADAGTASVQGHDVVTQADRVRQSFSLTGQFAAVDEILTGRENLVLVGRLRHLPDPGRIADALLARFSLTEAGNRCAGTYSGGMRRRLDIAMSLIGDPPVIFLDEPTTGLDPQARIEVWQAVRDLAAGGTTVLLTTQYLDEAEELADRIAILHRGRIIVEGTLADLKQLLPPARVEYVEKQPTLEEIFLALVGDTTGAEN; encoded by the coding sequence ATGACCAACGAAACCACCCCCGGGCAACGCCCCGAACCGGCCATCCGGGTCGCCGGCGTGGAGAAGGCCTTCGGTGAGCTCGCGGTGCTCCGCGGTGTCGACCTCGAGGTCGCGCCGGGCAGCATCGTCGCCCTGCTGGGCTCCAACGGCGCCGGCAAGACCACCCTCATCCGGATCCTCGCGACACTGCTGAAGGCGGACGCCGGGACGGCCAGCGTGCAGGGCCACGACGTCGTGACCCAGGCCGACCGCGTGCGGCAGTCCTTCAGCCTGACCGGCCAGTTCGCCGCGGTCGACGAGATCCTGACCGGACGCGAGAACCTCGTGCTGGTGGGCCGGCTGCGCCACCTCCCCGACCCCGGGCGGATCGCGGACGCCCTGCTCGCACGGTTCTCCCTGACCGAGGCCGGGAACCGCTGCGCCGGCACCTACTCCGGCGGCATGCGCCGGCGCCTCGACATCGCGATGAGCCTGATCGGCGACCCGCCGGTGATCTTCCTCGACGAGCCGACCACCGGCCTCGACCCCCAGGCCCGGATCGAGGTGTGGCAGGCCGTGCGCGACCTGGCTGCGGGCGGCACCACGGTGCTGCTCACCACGCAGTACCTCGACGAGGCCGAGGAGCTGGCCGACCGGATCGCGATCCTGCACCGCGGCCGGATCATCGTCGAGGGCACGCTCGCCGACCTCAAGCAGCTGCTGCCGCCGGCCCGGGTCGAGTACGTCGAGAAGCAGCCGACGCTCGAGGAGATCTTCCTCGCGCTCGTCGGCGACACCACTGGCGCCGAGAACTGA
- a CDS encoding MmcQ/YjbR family DNA-binding protein, translating to MASLDDVRPLADELERSYPVYVRNRLKFRVGQIVYAAFSRDETVMGFALPKEERDALVAGEPDKFRLPADSDLRFNWVHAELAALDPAEARELVVDAWRMVVPQKLSRAYDLTHPEGPGDGR from the coding sequence ATGGCGAGCCTCGACGACGTGCGCCCCCTGGCCGACGAGCTGGAGCGGTCCTACCCGGTCTACGTCCGCAACCGGCTGAAGTTCCGCGTCGGCCAGATCGTGTACGCCGCCTTCTCCCGCGACGAGACCGTGATGGGCTTCGCGCTCCCGAAGGAGGAGCGCGACGCGCTCGTCGCGGGCGAGCCCGACAAGTTCCGCCTGCCGGCGGACTCGGACCTGCGGTTCAACTGGGTGCACGCCGAGCTGGCCGCCCTGGACCCGGCCGAGGCGCGCGAGCTGGTCGTCGACGCGTGGCGGATGGTCGTGCCGCAGAAGCTGTCGCGGGCCTACGACCTCACGCACCCCGAGGGCCCGGGCGACGGTCGATGA
- a CDS encoding cytochrome C5, with the protein MDIQRLVEALAPLLRDPVAEGDFAYGMADLPAAGTDVMVNVDPETEDRDDVEVDALVERVRAFLALTPEQWAAVVDRVVAEIEDAVGDQPVAERTPLRDDLALTSSVVFVDAVLLSFEAPLQLPDAVVRVQLDADHRFEDLEVEIEGVEPVSFEGLDDLLDHLSEEPGPSAP; encoded by the coding sequence ATGGACATCCAGCGACTCGTCGAGGCGCTCGCGCCACTGTTGCGCGACCCCGTCGCCGAGGGCGACTTCGCCTACGGAATGGCCGACCTGCCGGCGGCCGGCACCGACGTGATGGTCAACGTGGACCCCGAGACCGAGGACCGCGACGACGTCGAGGTCGACGCCCTCGTCGAGCGGGTGCGTGCGTTCCTGGCGCTGACCCCCGAGCAGTGGGCTGCAGTGGTGGACCGGGTCGTCGCGGAGATCGAGGACGCCGTCGGCGACCAGCCGGTCGCCGAGCGCACGCCGCTGCGCGACGACCTCGCACTGACCTCGTCGGTCGTCTTCGTCGACGCGGTGCTGCTCTCGTTCGAGGCGCCGCTGCAGCTGCCCGACGCGGTCGTCCGGGTCCAGCTCGACGCCGACCACCGCTTCGAGGACCTCGAGGTCGAGATCGAGGGCGTCGAGCCCGTCTCCTTCGAGGGCCTCGACGACCTGCTCGACCACCTCAGCGAGGAGCCCGGCCCGAGCGCTCCTTGA
- a CDS encoding VOC family protein, with amino-acid sequence MDITATAVSLNVADVEASADWARRHLGFTEAMAADGFCSLEHPQSAMNLIYLRTGLSSFKPASAAGHADGVLVVFTVEDVDGEYARLRAAGVEVVTPIETEPWGERYFQMADPNGVVYQLVQWVEPTAAQPTTP; translated from the coding sequence ATGGACATCACCGCCACCGCCGTCTCCCTCAACGTCGCCGACGTCGAGGCGTCCGCCGACTGGGCCCGGCGCCACCTCGGTTTCACCGAGGCGATGGCCGCCGACGGGTTCTGCTCGCTCGAGCACCCCCAGTCCGCGATGAACCTGATCTACCTGCGCACCGGGCTGTCGAGCTTCAAGCCGGCCTCCGCCGCGGGGCACGCCGACGGCGTGCTCGTCGTGTTCACCGTCGAGGACGTCGACGGCGAGTACGCCCGGCTGCGGGCCGCCGGGGTCGAGGTCGTGACCCCGATCGAGACCGAGCCCTGGGGCGAGCGCTACTTCCAGATGGCCGACCCGAACGGGGTGGTCTACCAGCTCGTGCAGTGGGTCGAGCCCACCGCCGCTCAGCCGACGACGCCGTAG
- a CDS encoding MerR family transcriptional regulator, translated as MLTIGQLASYAGVTIRTVRHYHQVGLLPEPERDRSGYRSYDAAAVVRLIRIRTLADAGVPLARVQELLDADPDTFGAAVEEIDRRLRAEIRELQQHRKRIAQLGSGDTLAVPDEVADYLDLVRATGAPEEMLEAERDAWILVAARYPDQIPAFMADKRAQLEDERTVRFYRLIGQLLRSDGTDDETLVHEMADLLVELFEEAAAAGQLEQQDGMMDDSAFVQLLDSMAEGHPMVTRLRELLAERGWAGWTRIERA; from the coding sequence GTGCTGACGATCGGACAGCTGGCGTCGTACGCCGGGGTGACCATCCGGACGGTGCGCCACTACCACCAGGTCGGGCTGTTGCCGGAGCCGGAGCGGGACCGTTCCGGCTACCGGTCCTACGACGCCGCCGCCGTGGTGCGCCTGATCCGGATCCGCACCCTCGCCGACGCCGGCGTCCCCCTGGCGCGGGTGCAGGAGCTGCTCGACGCCGACCCGGACACCTTCGGCGCCGCGGTCGAGGAGATCGACCGGCGCCTGCGGGCCGAGATCCGCGAGCTGCAGCAGCACCGCAAGCGGATCGCCCAGCTCGGATCCGGGGACACGCTGGCCGTGCCCGACGAGGTCGCGGACTACCTCGACCTGGTGCGCGCGACCGGGGCGCCCGAGGAGATGCTGGAGGCCGAGCGGGACGCGTGGATCCTGGTCGCCGCGCGCTACCCGGACCAGATCCCGGCGTTCATGGCCGACAAGCGGGCCCAGCTCGAGGACGAGCGGACCGTGCGGTTCTACCGGCTCATCGGCCAGCTGCTGCGCAGCGACGGGACCGACGACGAGACGCTCGTGCACGAGATGGCCGACCTGCTGGTCGAGCTGTTCGAGGAGGCGGCCGCTGCCGGGCAGCTCGAGCAGCAGGACGGCATGATGGACGACTCCGCCTTCGTGCAGCTGCTCGACTCGATGGCCGAGGGACATCCCATGGTCACCCGGCTGCGCGAGCTCCTCGCAGAGCGCGGCTGGGCCGGCTGGACCCGCATCGAGCGGGCCTGA
- the dnaB gene encoding replicative DNA helicase, whose protein sequence is MAAEQSVLGAMLISKDAIADVVEVIRGVDYYRPAHEEIHEAILDLYSRGEPADMVTVAGELQRRGQLQKIGGAPYLHTLAANVPIAANAGFYAEIVYEKAILRRLVNAGTKIVQISYAGEGEVEGIVNEAQSEIYKVTDRNKSEDYAPLSDIMDGVLDEIEAMENREAGIYGVPTGFADFDELTNGFHAGQMIVVAARPAMGKSTLALDFCRAAAIHNNLTACFFSLEMTRGEIVMRLLSAEARIPLNHIRNGKMGTEEWDRLARHVAKVSAAPMFIDDSPNMTMTEIRAKARRLKQKHDLKLMVIDYLQLMSSGKKVESRQLEVSEFSRQIKLLAKELEIPVIALSQLNRGPEQRADKRPAVSDLRESGSIEQDADMVVLLHRDDVYEKESTRPGEADLIVAKHRNGATRDIVVAFQGHYSRFVDMAH, encoded by the coding sequence ATGGCGGCCGAGCAGTCCGTGCTCGGCGCGATGTTGATCTCCAAGGACGCCATCGCCGACGTCGTCGAGGTCATCCGCGGGGTCGACTACTACCGGCCGGCCCACGAGGAGATCCACGAGGCGATCCTCGACCTCTACAGCCGCGGCGAGCCGGCCGACATGGTGACCGTCGCCGGTGAGCTGCAGCGGCGTGGCCAGCTGCAGAAGATCGGCGGCGCGCCGTACCTGCACACCCTCGCCGCCAACGTGCCGATCGCCGCCAACGCCGGCTTCTACGCCGAGATCGTCTACGAGAAGGCGATCCTGCGCCGCCTGGTCAACGCCGGCACCAAGATCGTCCAGATCAGCTACGCGGGCGAGGGCGAGGTCGAGGGCATCGTCAACGAGGCCCAGTCCGAGATCTACAAGGTCACCGACCGCAACAAGTCGGAGGACTACGCACCGCTGTCCGACATCATGGACGGCGTCCTCGACGAGATCGAGGCGATGGAGAACCGCGAGGCCGGCATCTACGGCGTGCCGACCGGCTTCGCCGACTTCGACGAGCTCACCAACGGCTTCCACGCCGGCCAGATGATCGTCGTCGCGGCCCGTCCCGCCATGGGCAAGTCCACGCTGGCGCTCGACTTCTGCCGTGCGGCCGCCATCCACAACAACCTCACGGCCTGCTTCTTCAGCCTCGAGATGACGCGCGGCGAGATCGTGATGCGCCTGCTCTCGGCCGAGGCGCGGATCCCGCTCAACCACATCCGCAACGGCAAGATGGGCACCGAGGAGTGGGACCGCCTGGCCCGCCACGTCGCCAAGGTCTCCGCCGCGCCGATGTTCATCGACGACTCCCCCAACATGACGATGACCGAGATCCGTGCGAAGGCCCGCCGGCTCAAGCAGAAGCACGACCTCAAGCTGATGGTCATCGACTACCTCCAGCTGATGAGCTCCGGCAAGAAGGTCGAGTCCCGCCAGCTCGAGGTCTCCGAGTTCTCCCGCCAGATCAAGCTGCTCGCCAAGGAGCTCGAGATCCCGGTGATCGCGCTCTCCCAGCTCAACCGTGGCCCCGAGCAGCGCGCCGACAAGCGCCCCGCCGTCAGCGACCTGCGTGAGTCGGGCTCGATCGAGCAGGACGCCGACATGGTCGTCCTGCTCCACCGCGACGACGTCTACGAGAAGGAGTCGACCCGCCCCGGCGAGGCCGACCTGATCGTCGCCAAGCACCGCAACGGCGCGACCCGCGACATCGTGGTGGCCTTCCAGGGCCACTACAGCCGGTTCGTCGACATGGCGCACTGA
- a CDS encoding DUF4287 domain-containing protein, translating into MSFQAYLDNIEKKTGQTPRQLIERAQERGFAGPAVKANDVIAWLKEDYDLGRGHAMALVHVLRNGATISSRHVGSTGSHRDESDTLWLDGIATRPAAG; encoded by the coding sequence ATGTCCTTCCAGGCCTACCTCGACAACATCGAGAAGAAGACCGGGCAGACCCCGCGTCAGCTCATCGAGCGCGCCCAGGAGCGCGGGTTCGCCGGCCCCGCGGTCAAGGCGAACGACGTCATCGCCTGGCTGAAGGAGGACTACGACCTCGGCCGCGGCCACGCGATGGCACTGGTCCACGTCCTGAGGAACGGCGCGACCATCAGCTCGCGACACGTCGGCTCCACGGGCAGCCACCGCGACGAGTCCGACACCCTGTGGCTCGACGGCATCGCCACCCGGCCGGCCGCCGGCTGA
- a CDS encoding LuxR C-terminal-related transcriptional regulator: protein MVPAPCKITVLARHEMFAEALQVALTSAGHEVQRLSPPESSTSATRLVEAVARTCPRVLLVDPDLDHDGASALIRTLSRCGVSVVVLTAEIDRARWGGWLFLGAYAVLSKSVSLTDLLAAIRAIGAGREVLARDECHRLVALYHQQRNEVRDCRARLDALTQREREVLAHLVHGDTVSEIAAVHVVSEATVRTQVKSILAKLGVTSQLGAVSVAFRARWRPAVPARVDREGGGTGDVRADGFGSEPGGSTGA, encoded by the coding sequence ATGGTTCCCGCTCCGTGCAAGATCACGGTGCTCGCCCGGCACGAGATGTTCGCCGAGGCGCTGCAGGTGGCCCTGACGAGCGCAGGGCACGAGGTGCAGCGGCTCTCGCCGCCCGAGTCGTCGACCTCGGCAACACGTCTGGTCGAGGCCGTGGCCCGTACCTGTCCCCGGGTCCTCCTGGTCGACCCCGACCTCGACCACGACGGCGCGTCGGCGCTCATCCGCACGCTGAGCCGCTGTGGGGTGAGCGTCGTGGTCCTGACCGCGGAGATCGACCGGGCCCGGTGGGGTGGCTGGCTCTTCCTCGGCGCGTACGCCGTGCTCTCGAAGTCGGTCTCCCTCACCGACCTGCTCGCCGCGATCCGCGCCATCGGCGCGGGACGCGAGGTGCTCGCGCGAGACGAGTGCCACCGCCTGGTCGCTCTCTACCACCAGCAGCGCAACGAGGTCCGCGACTGCCGGGCCCGGCTCGATGCCCTGACCCAGCGTGAGCGGGAGGTGCTGGCCCACCTCGTCCACGGCGACACCGTGAGCGAGATCGCGGCGGTGCACGTCGTCTCCGAGGCGACCGTGCGCACTCAGGTGAAGTCGATCCTCGCCAAGCTCGGCGTCACCTCCCAGCTGGGCGCGGTCAGCGTGGCCTTCCGGGCGCGCTGGCGTCCGGCCGTCCCGGCCCGGGTGGACCGGGAGGGCGGCGGGACGGGTGACGTACGCGCGGATGGTTTCGGGTCGGAGCCCGGTGGCAGTACTGGTGCATGA
- a CDS encoding TetR/AcrR family transcriptional regulator C-terminal domain-containing protein has protein sequence MSGTSTGAGEPSRTLALLWGDPSAGPRRKGPGRSVSAEQLVAAALALADEGGLAAVTTRAVAEKVGISAMSVYTYVPGKPELLDLMVDAVYLAMARPAWRARSWRARLTRVAESNRDLLRAHPWLTEVAALSRPPLGPGVMAKYEHELAAYDGTGLGDVDTDAALSYLLGFVQSHCRAAHDAARATTDSAISDAEWWAANQPILARAFDPETYPRAVRIGAAAGEAQGSAWDADRAWRFGLARTLDGLAALIDRRPGPRGA, from the coding sequence GTGAGCGGGACGAGCACCGGAGCCGGTGAGCCGAGCCGCACCCTGGCGCTGCTGTGGGGAGACCCGTCGGCCGGGCCGCGGCGCAAGGGCCCCGGCCGCTCGGTGAGCGCCGAGCAGCTCGTCGCGGCCGCCCTCGCGCTCGCCGACGAGGGGGGCCTGGCCGCGGTCACCACGCGCGCCGTGGCCGAGAAGGTCGGCATCTCGGCGATGTCGGTCTACACCTACGTCCCCGGGAAGCCCGAGCTGCTCGACCTGATGGTCGACGCGGTCTACCTCGCGATGGCGCGCCCCGCCTGGCGCGCGCGCTCGTGGCGGGCCCGGCTGACCCGGGTCGCCGAGTCCAACCGCGACCTCCTGCGCGCCCATCCCTGGCTGACCGAGGTCGCGGCGCTGAGCCGACCGCCGCTGGGGCCGGGCGTGATGGCGAAGTACGAGCACGAGCTGGCGGCCTACGACGGCACCGGGCTCGGCGACGTCGACACCGACGCGGCGCTCAGCTACCTGCTCGGCTTCGTCCAGTCGCACTGCCGCGCCGCCCACGACGCAGCCCGCGCGACGACCGACAGCGCGATCAGCGACGCCGAGTGGTGGGCGGCCAACCAGCCGATCCTGGCGCGCGCGTTCGATCCGGAGACCTACCCGCGGGCGGTCCGCATCGGTGCCGCTGCCGGTGAGGCGCAGGGGAGCGCGTGGGACGCCGACCGGGCCTGGAGGTTCGGGCTGGCGCGCACCCTCGACGGCCTGGCGGCGCTCATCGACCGTCGCCCGGGCCCTCGGGGTGCGTGA
- a CDS encoding VOC family protein, whose protein sequence is MTSPSAGYGPVTQLAWVTDDLDATEQALGASLGAVGWTRMPGVHFGPDACTLRGEPADFIADISLSYAGDLQLELIRPVTGDSIYTEFLAERGPGLHHVCCEVPSMDDALARAERDGFSVVQAGTMAGGLMRFAYLDTSAAGASYVELAQISPDLQAMFADIKERSGRAPR, encoded by the coding sequence ATGACGTCGCCGAGTGCCGGGTACGGCCCGGTGACCCAGCTGGCCTGGGTCACCGACGACCTCGACGCCACCGAGCAGGCGCTGGGGGCGAGCCTCGGCGCGGTCGGGTGGACCCGGATGCCGGGGGTCCACTTCGGCCCCGACGCGTGCACCCTGCGCGGGGAGCCGGCCGACTTCATCGCCGACATCTCGCTCAGCTACGCCGGCGACCTGCAGCTCGAGCTGATCCGCCCGGTGACCGGGGACTCGATCTACACCGAGTTCCTCGCCGAGCGCGGGCCGGGGCTGCACCACGTGTGCTGCGAGGTGCCCTCGATGGACGACGCGCTGGCGCGGGCCGAGCGCGACGGGTTCAGCGTCGTCCAGGCCGGCACCATGGCGGGCGGGCTGATGCGGTTCGCCTACCTCGACACCTCGGCCGCAGGGGCGTCGTACGTCGAGCTGGCGCAGATCTCTCCCGACCTGCAGGCCATGTTCGCCGACATCAAGGAGCGCTCGGGCCGGGCTCCTCGCTGA
- a CDS encoding TetR/AcrR family transcriptional regulator translates to MSTDATTAGPVRRRGGPSKGDQREAAIVDATRRLLATKSVNELTVDAIAKAAGVSRTAFYFYFPTKQAVVADLLDGLWDRFGDSYGWLDTTGADRAALREHHRLVAEVWREHASILSCTTGPSLDYQPLLEWADRARARFVDGLAAKVLRDRAEGVAPGGVDAPALAQMVFDLRDARMRVVASADEAEVEQLLADLTEGVLRLLYGVVG, encoded by the coding sequence ATGAGCACCGACGCGACCACGGCCGGACCGGTCCGTCGTCGAGGCGGCCCCAGCAAGGGCGACCAGCGCGAGGCGGCGATCGTCGATGCGACGCGACGGCTGCTCGCGACGAAGTCGGTCAACGAGCTCACCGTGGACGCGATCGCCAAGGCGGCCGGCGTCTCCCGGACCGCGTTCTACTTCTACTTCCCGACCAAGCAGGCCGTCGTGGCGGACCTGCTGGACGGTCTGTGGGACCGCTTCGGCGACAGCTACGGCTGGCTGGACACGACCGGCGCCGACCGTGCGGCCCTGCGGGAGCACCACCGCCTCGTCGCCGAGGTGTGGCGCGAGCACGCCTCGATCCTGTCGTGCACGACCGGCCCCAGCCTCGACTACCAGCCGCTGCTGGAGTGGGCCGACCGGGCGCGCGCCAGGTTCGTGGACGGGCTCGCGGCGAAGGTCCTGCGGGACCGCGCCGAGGGCGTCGCGCCCGGAGGGGTCGACGCACCGGCGCTGGCGCAGATGGTGTTCGACCTGCGCGATGCACGGATGCGTGTCGTCGCCTCCGCCGACGAGGCCGAGGTCGAGCAGCTGCTGGCCGACCTGACCGAAGGCGTCCTGCGCCTCCTCTACGGCGTCGTCGGCTGA
- a CDS encoding MFS transporter, which yields MTSTLDTSASVGGQPSAAAPTTYSRLVLPAMAANVFLLAVIQTVVVPALPLIGQQLHTSATTVGWLATATMLTASATTPLFGRLGDVFGSRRVILVALTLTLAGSVLAATTHSIGLLIAARVLQGASFGLFPLAISVLRQELPLHKLHHGMSIAATALGVGSGFALVATGVLTNHDGDYRRIFWLTVVLSVAMLALSARALPKHPGRGGRVDYLGAGVLGAGLVSLLLPISQGHEWGWTSARTIGLLVAAAVILAGFAVLQGRVAQPLMSLRLLAHRDVAFTNAASLFVGYGMFSVFLGATFFVQAPSALTGYGFDASVLRTSVEFMLPGTLLAIPLGPLAGRFVGSHGPRKVLIGATALGIVSMAALALFHAHAAEFIVAVVAVNAAISIAYAAMPALLNQHVAPQDTGIANSVNAVMRTVGGAIGSAIVVTILASSAQAHATPVGTVSIPTEAAYDTVFVLGAVAFVLAALSAAYGVRKHHVAH from the coding sequence ATGACCAGCACCCTCGACACGTCGGCGTCCGTCGGCGGGCAGCCCTCGGCAGCCGCCCCCACGACGTACTCCCGACTCGTCCTGCCCGCCATGGCGGCCAACGTCTTCCTCCTCGCCGTCATCCAGACCGTCGTCGTGCCGGCGCTGCCGCTCATCGGCCAGCAGCTGCACACCTCCGCCACCACGGTCGGCTGGCTGGCGACGGCCACGATGCTCACCGCGTCCGCCACGACGCCCCTGTTCGGTCGCCTCGGCGACGTGTTCGGCAGCCGGCGCGTCATCCTGGTCGCGCTCACCTTGACCCTCGCGGGTTCGGTGCTGGCGGCGACGACGCACAGCATCGGGCTCCTCATCGCGGCGCGCGTGCTGCAGGGTGCCTCGTTCGGCCTGTTCCCACTGGCCATCAGCGTGCTGCGCCAGGAGCTGCCGCTGCACAAGCTGCACCACGGGATGTCCATCGCCGCGACCGCCCTGGGGGTCGGCTCCGGCTTCGCGCTCGTCGCGACCGGGGTCCTGACGAACCACGACGGTGACTACCGCCGCATCTTCTGGCTCACGGTCGTGCTCTCGGTCGCGATGCTGGCCCTGTCGGCCAGGGCGCTGCCGAAGCACCCCGGCCGCGGAGGCAGGGTCGACTACCTCGGTGCCGGCGTCCTGGGCGCGGGACTGGTCTCGCTCCTGCTCCCCATCTCGCAGGGTCACGAGTGGGGCTGGACCTCGGCGCGCACCATCGGCCTGCTGGTCGCCGCGGCCGTGATCCTGGCCGGGTTCGCCGTGCTGCAGGGCAGGGTGGCACAGCCGCTGATGTCACTGCGCCTGCTCGCCCATCGCGACGTCGCGTTCACCAACGCCGCCTCCCTGTTCGTCGGCTACGGCATGTTCTCGGTCTTCCTCGGCGCCACGTTCTTCGTGCAGGCCCCGTCGGCACTGACCGGCTACGGCTTCGACGCCTCCGTGCTCCGCACCTCGGTCGAGTTCATGCTGCCGGGGACGCTGCTGGCCATCCCGCTCGGCCCGCTCGCGGGACGGTTCGTCGGGTCGCACGGCCCGCGCAAGGTGCTCATCGGTGCCACCGCGCTGGGCATCGTGTCGATGGCAGCGCTGGCCCTGTTCCACGCCCACGCGGCGGAGTTCATCGTCGCCGTGGTCGCGGTCAACGCCGCCATCTCCATCGCGTACGCCGCCATGCCGGCCCTGCTGAACCAGCACGTCGCTCCCCAGGACACGGGCATCGCCAACTCGGTCAACGCGGTGATGCGAACCGTCGGCGGTGCCATCGGTTCAGCCATCGTCGTCACCATCCTCGCGTCCTCCGCCCAGGCACACGCGACACCCGTCGGCACCGTCTCGATCCCCACCGAGGCGGCGTACGACACGGTGTTCGTCCTCGGCGCGGTCGCGTTCGTGCTGGCCGCGCTGTCGGCGGCGTACGGCGTCCGCAAGCACCACGTGGCTCACTGA
- a CDS encoding RrF2 family transcriptional regulator has product MNEGVEWAAHVCVLLHWLQEDQGGAAPVPVARLAEAYELPAPYLVKQVQALTRAGITESVPGKNGGVRLARPAGRITLMDVVAAIEGPDDAFACTEIRQRGMNQDRPAREFAKPCGIAHAMRGAELAWRRELATTSVLDLAAATPRSVAADARRHFSRT; this is encoded by the coding sequence ATGAACGAGGGCGTCGAGTGGGCGGCCCACGTCTGCGTGCTGCTGCACTGGCTCCAGGAGGACCAGGGGGGCGCTGCGCCGGTCCCGGTGGCGCGGCTGGCCGAGGCCTACGAGCTGCCGGCGCCGTACCTCGTCAAGCAGGTCCAGGCGCTCACCCGCGCCGGGATCACCGAGTCGGTGCCCGGCAAGAACGGCGGGGTCCGGCTGGCCCGGCCGGCCGGCCGGATCACCCTGATGGACGTGGTCGCGGCGATCGAGGGTCCCGACGACGCCTTCGCCTGCACCGAGATCCGGCAGCGAGGGATGAACCAGGACCGGCCGGCCCGTGAGTTCGCCAAGCCCTGCGGCATCGCGCACGCCATGCGCGGCGCCGAGCTCGCCTGGCGCCGCGAGCTGGCCACCACCTCGGTCCTCGACCTCGCCGCGGCCACGCCCCGCAGTGTCGCCGCTGACGCCCGGCGGCACTTCTCCCGCACCTGA
- a CDS encoding ABC transporter permease has protein sequence MSTHVVSDTRTLLGRSLRHVLRSPDTIITTAITPIAMLLLFVYVFGAAIDSGDGKYVDYLLPGILLITVASGIAYTSYRLFLDLKGGIFERFLSMPIARSAALWGHVLTSLVANAISVVLVVLVALLMGFRSGAGVLAWLGVAGILVLFTLALTWLAVIAGLAAKSPDGAGGFAYPIIFLPFISSAFVPTDGMPGPVRWFAEHQPVTSIVNTLRNLLAEQPVGNDAWIALAWCVGLLVLAHALAMRAYRRRFA, from the coding sequence ATGAGCACCCACGTCGTGAGCGACACCCGCACCCTGCTCGGCCGGTCGCTGCGCCACGTCCTGCGCAGCCCGGACACCATCATCACCACCGCGATCACGCCGATCGCCATGCTGCTGCTGTTCGTCTACGTCTTCGGCGCGGCGATCGACAGCGGCGACGGGAAGTACGTGGACTACCTCCTGCCCGGGATCTTGCTGATCACCGTCGCCTCGGGGATCGCCTACACGTCGTACCGGCTCTTCCTGGACCTCAAGGGCGGCATCTTCGAGCGCTTCTTGTCGATGCCGATCGCCCGGTCCGCGGCACTGTGGGGCCACGTGCTGACCTCGCTGGTGGCCAACGCGATCTCGGTCGTGCTGGTCGTGCTGGTCGCCCTGCTGATGGGCTTCCGGTCGGGCGCCGGGGTCCTCGCCTGGCTCGGCGTGGCCGGGATCCTGGTCCTGTTCACGCTGGCCCTCACCTGGCTCGCGGTGATCGCCGGCCTGGCCGCCAAGTCGCCGGACGGCGCCGGCGGGTTCGCCTACCCGATCATCTTCCTTCCGTTCATCAGCTCGGCCTTCGTGCCGACCGACGGGATGCCCGGTCCGGTGCGGTGGTTCGCCGAGCACCAGCCGGTCACCTCGATCGTGAACACGCTGCGCAACCTGCTCGCCGAGCAGCCGGTCGGCAACGACGCGTGGATCGCCCTCGCCTGGTGCGTCGGCCTGCTCGTGCTGGCCCACGCCCTCGCGATGCGCGCCTACCGCCGCCGGTTCGCGTGA